In Colias croceus chromosome 19, ilColCroc2.1, the following are encoded in one genomic region:
- the LOC123700599 gene encoding outer dynein arm-docking complex subunit 1-like, giving the protein MPAQVEQKTLDPEAELSNVQRTFQKLAPTCSVEKRAGGVPQLAPQEKQIGILANELKETLLCINLAKKGQHALRDNLVKSGTKKSIVEYEHLEGVLRDERAQQAELDCLNYLAQKQLVELLKKVPTEADELAMIENANNRLRRMENRLDLATKRFCLVNTDNKRVREEIDRLLVERNDFNIQWNRTIGKLVKGKEYLMDILEIATNAFGDRDECCRKVEALKWKGLFQLNRDISEMQSYEGELNHLAKLEEFLRVKGSRRVCEADEIEELQRQEEVARCEREISEHDALLDEIFQYAGSDRITTVINHFRANEIQNFSIFVLLCEVLQESIFIRKELEIMRQTIMDQRDINEAREEKQDKRLTEIRLELENKKEQVRGILEANNNAEATILKVLRGIDDLVRLARCDVTPLLSLLGNHKEVTKWNVRKFLRILESEVKSLIEVVYGAVKPPAPTPKARKGPAPPTTKLVADPYVETLRPNKIEKLVPYQPCAYCVEDYIMNLVFETPAVPADKEYIQGIFKLEDVNTKFGIYTLTIPAKRHPYRGPKKD; this is encoded by the exons atgcccGCCCAAGTGGAACAGAAAACTTTGGACCCTGAGGCCGAATTGAGCAATGTTCAACGAACG TTCCAAAAATTGGCGCCAACATGTAGCGTTGAGAAGCGCGCTGGCGGCGTGCCGCAGCTAGCGCCGCAGGAGAAGCAGATCGGCATCCTTGCTAACGAGCTGAAAGAGACCTTGCTGTGTATTAAC CTAGCTAAAAAAGGCCAGCATGCACTTCGAGACAACCTAGTCAAAAGCGGCACAAAGAAATCCATCGTGGAATATGAGCATCTCGAAGGTGTGCTGAGAGACGAGCGCGCACAGCAGGCAGAGCTGGACTGCTTGAACTACCTCGCGCAGAAGCAGCTTGTGGAACTGCTGAAGAAGGTCCCTACTGAAGCTGAT GAGCTTGCTATGATAGAAAACGCGAACAACCGTCTCCGGCGTATGGAAAATCGGCTGGATCTAGCAACTAAGCGCTTTTGTCTCGTCAACACGGACAACAAGAGAGTCCGGGAAGAAATTGATAGGCTGCTGGTCGAAAG AAACGACTTCAACATCCAATGGAACCGCACGATCGGCAAGCTGGTGAAAGGCAAGGAGTACCTGATGGACATCCTGGAGATAGCCACCAACGCGTTTGGGGATAGAGACGAGTGCTGCAGGAAGGTGGAGGCGTTGAAGTGGAAGGGCCTGTTCCAGCTTAATAGGGATATATCG GAGATGCAATCATACGAGGGCGAGCTGAACCACCTCGCCAAACTTGAAGAATTTTTACGCGTAAAGGGCTCTCGACGAGTCTGTGAAGCGGACGAAATTGAAGAACTGCAGCGGCAGGAGGAGGTGGCGCGGTGCGAGCGGGAGATCTCGGAGCATGATGCACTGCTTGATGAGATATTT CAATACGCCGGCTCGGATAGAATAACTACCGTTATTAATCACTTCCGAGCGaatgaaattcaaaatttcTCTATCTTTGTACTGCTCTGCGAAGTGTTGCAAGAATCCATTTTCATTAGAAAGGAGTTGGAGATAATGAGACAAACTATAA TGGACCAACGCGACATTAACGAAGCAAGAGAGGAGAAACAAGACAAGCGATTAACCGAAATACGACTAGAATTGGAGAACAAAAAGGAACAAGTGCGCGGCATATTGGAAGCTAATAATAATGCTGAAGCCACCATCTTGAAAGTGTTGAGAGGAATCGATGATCTTGTTAG GTTGGCGAGGTGTGACGTGACGCCGCTGCTGTCGTTGCTAGGCAACCACAAGGAGGTGACGAAGTGGAACGTGCGCAAGTTCCTCAGGATTCTGGAGTCGGAGGTGAAAAGCCTCATCGAAGTGGTGTATGGCGCTGTGAAg CCCCCGGCACCCACTCCCAAAGCGCGCAAAGGCCCCGCGCCCCCCACAACCAAGCTGGTAGCTGATCCATATGTGGAGACACTCCGACCTAACAAGATTGAGAAGCTAGTGCCGTACCAGCCTTGCGCTTA CTGTGTAGAGGACTACATAATGAACCTTGTATTTGAGACACCAGCAGTACCGGCTGATAAAGAATATATTCAAGGGATATTCAAGTTGGAAGATGTTAACACTAAGTTTGGAATTTATACACTCACTATTCCTGC aaagCGTCATCCTTATCGTGGACCAAAGAAGGATTAA